A region of the Apium graveolens cultivar Ventura chromosome 6, ASM990537v1, whole genome shotgun sequence genome:
TAATACTTTTAATTTGTGGTTACCATTAGTTATTTCTGCAAACGCCCATTTTAGATGGGGTAAAATGATATGATTTTGGCAAATGAATCCTTAATTTATCCTCTAAAATCCCTGCTTACACTTCAAGGTCTTAAATACACACATATGAAAATTAGATGTGGCATACAATTTTATAAACAAGCTTGTCCTATCCCATTCTATAAGAACATTTCTTAATTTCAACATTATCAATTAATAAATTCTCAGTAGGAAGTGCACACATTCCAACTTTCTCTGGCCCTTGATCAGGCAATGAACCACAAGGCTGAGGAACAACACTGCTTGTAACTCCCTCAATATCAGTACAAGTCCATGGCACCTTCTTTGCTTTCTTTGCCAACCCTATTGTTGCATTAGATATACATATTCCAGTGAATGGATCGCCTGAAATCCCCTCCAATCGAGCAGCCATTGACACGTTCTCCGCTATGATATCTCTGTAATTGATCCCCTGAATCACTGGTAGAGCATTAGGATCATAATGCGTATCAGCGTGGGAGCCATAGTTTCCTGTCATCCAAAATACCCATTTCATTGTATGCAAGTTCATGCCTTTTACAAAAATATCTTTCACGTAACCGCCTCGTCCCACTCCAGTTTTTATCCTGACCCCTGATTCCGTGTTAATGGCTGTGATGTCTTCAGCCCTGACATCTTCGATACCACCTGACATTTCACTTCCTAATGCAATTGCAGCGCTGTACGGGGAAATACATGTGAGCCTTTTTATGCTCAGTTGTTTAGTAGGCATACCATATGAGATACCATATTCATCCCAACCACTTTTAACTGCTATACAATCATCTCCAGAGACTATGTATGTGTCCTCAATTCTTGTATTCGTGCAAGAATCTATAGATGAACATAAAATGTAAGGCATTTTAAGAAACGAAATGTGCTGATCTTGGGGTTAATAGAAAATAGGTTAGTCTACTAACCTGGATTTATTCCATCTGTGTTTGGTGATGTTACTGGAGCTAATATCGTAATGCTTTGGATAATGATATTGCTGTAAAACATATAATAAAAATATGTGACTAGGAAGAAAGGATATCAGAACTTTGGAGTGAGATCTGGAAATGTAAATTACCTGCTATAAACAGGATGAACATTCCATGATGGAGAATTGAGGAATGTAAGATTCGAAATTTGGATGTTATCAGAATGCATAATCTCAATAAGATAAGGTCGGGTATATTTGAGCTTCTTCCTGTGAAATTGTTGCCACCAGAGAGCACCCTGACCGTCAATTGTGCCATTCTCACCTGGTTTCAAACAGGCCATTGGCATCAACAAAGATGTTATGCAATTAATTCATTACACTTATGACGTTCGGATATTGTAAGTTAATTTGGTGAATGTTCTTGCCTGTAACAACAACATCAGTGAGGTTTGTCCCAAAAATGAGACTGATGTACCTTCCACCTGCCGTGTCCCTTCCATGACCATAAGATGGCAAAGGCTCAATGACCGCCCAATCACTAATTTCCTGAACCATTCAGTGTGCATAAACACATAATAGTAACTCACAGATTAGTAGCAGCAGAGTTTTTTGTGTGTGTTATTGTGCAAGAGGCTCTTTCTTAACAATGACATAACAACAGGGACAAGAAAAGTACCTGGGAAGCAAGAAGCACAGCATCCTTGGCGAGATAAAGCGTAAAATGGCTAGTGAGGTTAAAACTTCCTGTTAACCATTGTCCAGGAGGAACAAACAACTGAGATCCACCATCTGATTCGTACTGGCTTAACTGAGAAATAGCTTCTCTAAACGCCTTGGTATTCGATGTTTTCCCATCACCAACGCCTCCAAAGTCTGTGATTGATGCACTATGGGCTCTGCAGCTTATAGCATAGTACTCCAGTGTTTCTTGAATTCTTCTTGCTTTCCTGCATTCAACCACTCCTAACAGTAACACAATAATTACCCATATTGTCTTCATCACCTGAATTTGCAAACCAATCCAACTTGTTAACGAACAAGAAACACACATAATGTGCCCTGCCAGAAACAGAGATGAAATGACTTACTTGAGATTTATTGCACCAAAGGGAGCCCATTGTTCTTGAGAATGTTGAATGGAATATGTTTGGTAAAACAATAAGCATGCGAAGAAACAATATTTATAGGACTGAATGTTAGTTGCTAGTTAGTCTCGTGGCGCACTACATGTGACGGGGATTTTTGTATTTTCAGAATTCATGTCATCACATTTCGACAATTATCATGTCAGGTTCAATTTTCTTTCCCTCATTTTATAACTTGGACCGTCCAAAAAAATACAAGATTAACTTTTCTCTATGTATATATTGTAAATTTGTAATAGTAGGCTGATGAAATTCTATACTGAATAAAACAAACTGTGAACCTGTGAAGATCGTAGGGTAGCGAGTTTTTTTGGCATATTGGGGGTTGATAAGTGGTTAGTGGGGGCGCATACCACCAAAACTTTTTGGGAATTTTCCCACCAAAGTAATCACTTCTCGTGAACTTCTTCGGTATTGCCATCCCCATTATTGCCGACCCACTTCACGGGTGATCTATAGAACATGCTCAGTTTTATCCCCACCATGAGGCATCAATTCTTTTTAAAACCCAAAATCGGGATTAATCGGaagtaatttatttaataaataattttatttaaatatccCTAATCTTCTATAAGATTTATAGaattaaaattacatatcatTAATTCAATATTGACCTTTAAGTAGTAAGATTTATATAAAAAAACCATCATCACTGATACATAACTGATATTTAAGTGTTTatactaattaattattattgattaattattaattattaaagcGAGTGACGGTAGAACAAACCAATAAAAATAAGAAAGATGTAATCATTGTTGAATAAATTTAGAACATCTTAAGATTGTGAATCGATCGAACAATTAGGGATTTGTGTAGAGGATTTAGGGATACAAGAATATACGACTGTTTCTGCATGTAAAAGAGtcaatatattaatatattattattaatattagttattaaatgttaaattttaattattattttaaaaaacttaattttttcttaattttttttattaattttaaactTTGACCGATTTGACCGATTTTTGAATTGGCCAATTTTTCTCGAACTGCCCAACTTTTATTTTGACCCGATTAACGATTAATCGAGACGGAACCCGTTCGAACTCCGATTAATCAGCCAATTTTTAGAATACTGCCCATCATGTACAACTAGCTTTATCCCCGTGCAATGCGtaagatattttataaatattttatatgaacttttaatattgaattaaattaatttattttttgggaaaaattataaaatgacATCTCTAACTCTATTTAATTGCTAAAACTTCTTCTattgatattattattttttaatttagttGTCGTATCGTTTTTTGCTTAAAATTTTATAtctttctaattttaaaattattaaatttatacaTATTCACTTATAAATTTATTAAACCATATacaattaaatttttatttttgtactttaAGCCATGCACTGGATATAATACAATATTAAGATAATGATAGAAAAATATGAGAATTTATAATTATCATAAATAAGTTTATAATAACATTTTTATTagtattaatttgaatttatttacTTTACTTGatttactcataaaatttatgtttttttgtaatttttgatttattaaaattttatatttttaactaTAATTTTCAGATGGTGAATATTGTAAATTTTAGTTTACTTTAActaaatttttatattaaaaactttttaataaaaaaaatttggGTGAATTTTGGTGTAACTTCCAATTAAACGTGAATTCTTATTTTATAGAGTATGTCTACTACTTTTATTACAGAAATTatcatttttattaatttttcattttaaTGACGCCTATGTATATAAAACATTTAAAATTTTGCTTATACTGTTTTTACACCTAAtatgttttttgatttgtttttcgCTTTTTAGTTATTTTTAATGTAATATTTGTTTGTTGTAATATTTGGtgtattaattaatataatttatttgtACATTTTTAAGTTTTTTGTTATGTATTTGTTCTTCTtatttgtttgtttgttttttaaTTCTTTGAAATCTGTTTGCAATGCACgtgatattttataaatattttatatgaacttttaatattgaattaaattaatttatttttttggaaaaattataaaatgacACCTCTAACTCTGTTTAGTTgctaaaacttattttattaaaataattatttttattctagTTGTTGTATTGTTTTTTGAAAATTTCATATTTTAAGATTATTAAATTTATACACAGTcacttaataaatttattataccatatacaaataaatttttatttttgaactTTACGTCAATTATGTATATGATATAATACAATATTAAGATAATTATAGAAAATATGAGAATTAATAAATTATCATAaataagttgataatattattttcattagtattaatttggatttatttacTTTACTTGCTTTACtcatgaaatttatgttttttgtaatttttaatttactAAAATTTTATATTGTTGACTCTATAATTTTCAGATAGTGAGTATAGTaaattttaatttagtttgtctactttttatattaaaaactttttaataaaaagattttgggtgaattttggtgtgacttttttaattttgtttacaACTTAATGTTTATTGTGATTTTTGTATTTCTTTTATTTAAGGTTGATAAGTATTAGGAATTTTTTGCAAATCTAGTACATATGGTTTTTTGGTAGTGTTTGTTTGTTTAGTAGATAAGTATTAGGAATTTAGGATCTTTGATTGACGACCAAACCATCTTAAAGTACAACCTAAACTCCCTTACTCAAATTATATATAGAATATAAAGATTATTAAATTTATACACAGTcacttaataaatttattatacaatatacaaataaatttttatttttaaattttacgTCAATTATGTATATGATATAATACAATATTAAGATAATTATAGAAAATATGAGAATTAATAAATTATCATAaataagttgataatattatttttattagtattaatttggatttatttacTTTATTTGCTTTACtcatgaaatttatgttttttgtaatttttaatttactAAAATTTTATATTGTTGACTCTATAATTTTCAAATAGTGAGTATAGTaaattttaatttagtttgtctactttttatattaaaaaatttttaataaaaagattttgggtgaattttggtgtgacttttttaattttgtttacaACTTAATGTTTATTGTGATTTTTGTATTTCTTTTTTTTAAGGTTGATAAGTATTAGGATTTTTTTGCAAATCTAGTACATATGGTTTTTTGGTAGTGTTTGTTTGTTTGGTAGATAAGTATTAGGAATTTAGGATCTTTGATTGACGACCAAACCATCTTATAGTACCACCTAAACTCCCTTAATCAAATTATATATAGAATATAATTTGGCAATATACAATTTGACacttataagttacttataaAACGGCTTCCATGTCTAAAAATAAATAAAGCCATAATCACAGGGCGAAAATGCTAATTAATTGGTTAGGCAATAATTGctttttgaaaatattattaGTAATATGGATAAATAAATTGCAAATTAAGGTTAGTTTGCTAAATGCTATAATCGATTATCAATTGAAATAGATGAACGAGCATTTTGATATGGATAATATGGAGTTACTTTCCTAGCCTAAATTTGCAGATTTTTTTTTCAGCTTTTAATAAGGAAAAATTAGTTCAAATTGAGATATTTATACCGCGCGGAATCTCAATAGCCAATTTTCCATTTTTTTTATTATGAAATCATTCTTCAAAATTTGATCAAATTCGCCTTTTACAACTCGAAGACCAACTTTATAATTATATAGTTGACATGATAAATAATgttaattttcaaaatttgaagAATATCCTTGATCTTACTCAAAAGATGGTtcaaaaacataaaaaatattGAGTTTACTTGAATTTATATGTTGATAAAATTGTTACTGATTCTACCGATTGCAACTGCAACAGTCGTGAGAAGCTATTTAGCAATGAAATTTGTTAAATTTATGCTTCGAAAAAGAATGATAGATATTTGGTTGAATTATTGTCTGATAACATATATTAATTTTCAAATAGTTAAAAATGAAGAAATCATGAATCAACTTCAGAGTATGAAAGATAAATGGATGATCTTGtaaatattaaattataataCACTCTCTATTTTCTAAtatataatatttgatttttagCATATATATTTAGGAGGGCTGATCAcgtaattataattattattttaaattttttttgaataaaaatatgagatcaaaatttttatttataaaaataaatttttaaaaaaaatattttaactaTACGATCAAACCTTCTAAACATGTGGGGGAGAGGGAGTGTATTTTCATTTGGTGTTTTGGTTGTACTTGTGGATTTAGTATTGAAATCCGGATCGGCCGCCATTGCGCATAAATATTATTATCTCCCGGTTAGAAGTGGAGCTTTTAGCCCGTGCAATAAGAGATGATGATTATGATAATATTCTTAATTTCTAGCTAGGCATCGAGTATAGCTATGTTGCGGACAATTTAGCATGTACCATTAATCTAGAtatattttacatttttatatttTCACTTTCAAATTTATAAGCCTATATATATGCATGTGAGTTATTTCTCTTGAAAATTACTGATTATCTAAACTACACATAATAATTTGTGATTTTTTTGGTAATCAATTAGGGGTActcattttttttttaattttagaatattTAAACGTACTAATAataattgatatattttttaaaaattgttgttGATGTTTGATTTACATATAATTTGACAGATTTGATATTGTTAACTCATATGAATAACCATGTTGTCGAGCAATCCGAGTAACTGAGTTGTCAAGTTGTCCGAACAATATAGTTATCATACAT
Encoded here:
- the LOC141663969 gene encoding putative polygalacturonase, which codes for MLIVLPNIFHSTFSRTMGSLWCNKSQVMKTIWVIIVLLLGVVECRKARRIQETLEYYAISCRAHSASITDFGGVGDGKTSNTKAFREAISQLSQYESDGGSQLFVPPGQWLTGSFNLTSHFTLYLAKDAVLLASQEISDWAVIEPLPSYGHGRDTAGGRYISLIFGTNLTDVVVTGENGTIDGQGALWWQQFHRKKLKYTRPYLIEIMHSDNIQISNLTFLNSPSWNVHPVYSSNIIIQSITILAPVTSPNTDGINPDSCTNTRIEDTYIVSGDDCIAVKSGWDEYGISYGMPTKQLSIKRLTCISPYSAAIALGSEMSGGIEDVRAEDITAINTESGVRIKTGVGRGGYVKDIFVKGMNLHTMKWVFWMTGNYGSHADTHYDPNALPVIQGINYRDIIAENVSMAARLEGISGDPFTGICISNATIGLAKKAKKVPWTCTDIEGVTSSVVPQPCGSLPDQGPEKVGMCALPTENLLIDNVEIKKCSYRMG